The Streptomyces sp. NBC_00691 genome has a segment encoding these proteins:
- a CDS encoding MFS transporter codes for MATLTSPPADTGTETAPQAAPPVLTGRTRLILFVLCAAQFMVALDFSVLNVALPVLGADLGLGQSALQWAVTAFALPSGGFLLLFGRVGDLYGRKKLFLAGLALFGLASLLATFAWNPAAFLTARALQGIGAAAIVPTGMSLLTTTFPEGPLRDKALGISGTLLSLGFTVGMVLGGVMTDTLGWRSTMGLLALFAVIVLPLAPGLLPESRTPERPRLDVPGAVTVTGGLLALIYALSTAAERGFGGTDVLVTLAAGIVLLAVFVRVESRHAAPLVSLPMLRRRTVAFGNLGGLITFSMMSTVVFVLTLYLQETLGLSAFATGLVFGVQGVMSVVAGMLAPRVIGRIGTRATLVGSLAGQGVLTAALLGLGEDSGVVLATVAVSLASMCHLGAIISYGLTVTSGVPDAEQGLATGLVTTTQQVGLTIGIPLLGVLATTGGDLFGGVRTVLVLDAAIVLGTAVLVGLGLRRRS; via the coding sequence ATGGCAACCCTGACCTCTCCCCCCGCGGACACCGGCACCGAGACCGCCCCTCAGGCCGCTCCCCCCGTCCTCACCGGCCGCACCCGGCTCATCCTCTTCGTGCTGTGCGCCGCCCAGTTCATGGTCGCGCTCGACTTCTCCGTGCTGAACGTGGCGCTGCCCGTCCTCGGCGCCGACCTCGGCCTCGGCCAGTCCGCCCTCCAGTGGGCGGTCACCGCCTTCGCGCTGCCCTCCGGAGGCTTCCTGCTCCTCTTCGGCCGCGTCGGCGACCTCTACGGACGCAAGAAGCTGTTCCTCGCCGGACTCGCCCTCTTCGGCCTCGCCTCGCTGCTCGCCACCTTCGCCTGGAACCCGGCCGCCTTCCTCACCGCACGCGCCCTCCAGGGCATCGGCGCCGCCGCGATCGTGCCCACCGGCATGTCCCTGCTGACCACGACCTTCCCCGAGGGGCCGCTGCGCGACAAGGCGCTCGGCATCTCCGGCACCCTGCTCTCGCTCGGCTTCACCGTCGGCATGGTCCTCGGCGGCGTCATGACGGACACCCTCGGCTGGCGCTCCACCATGGGTCTGCTCGCCCTCTTCGCCGTGATCGTGCTGCCGCTGGCCCCCGGACTGCTCCCCGAGTCCCGCACCCCCGAGCGCCCCCGTCTCGACGTGCCCGGCGCGGTGACCGTCACCGGTGGTCTGCTCGCCCTGATCTACGCCCTGTCCACGGCCGCCGAGCGGGGCTTCGGCGGCACGGACGTGCTGGTCACCCTGGCGGCGGGGATCGTGCTGCTCGCGGTGTTCGTGCGGGTCGAGTCCCGGCACGCGGCCCCGCTGGTGTCGCTGCCGATGCTGCGGCGCCGCACGGTCGCCTTCGGCAACCTGGGCGGTCTGATCACCTTCTCGATGATGTCGACCGTCGTCTTCGTCCTCACCCTGTACCTGCAGGAGACGCTCGGCCTGTCGGCCTTCGCGACCGGACTGGTCTTCGGCGTGCAGGGCGTGATGTCGGTCGTGGCCGGCATGCTCGCGCCGAGGGTGATCGGCCGGATCGGCACCCGCGCCACCCTGGTCGGCTCGCTGGCCGGTCAGGGCGTGCTGACGGCCGCACTGCTCGGCCTGGGCGAGGACTCGGGCGTGGTGCTGGCGACCGTCGCCGTCTCGCTGGCCTCGATGTGCCACCTCGGCGCGATCATCTCGTACGGACTGACCGTCACCTCGGGCGTCCCGGACGCGGAGCAGGGCCTGGCGACCGGTCTGGTGACGACCACCCAGCAGGTCGGCCTCACGATCGGCATCCCACTGCTGGGCGTGCTCGCCACCACGGGCGGCGACCTGTTCGGAGGCGTGCGCACGGTCCTCGTCCTGGACGCGGCGATCGTCCTCGGCACGGCGGTCCTGGTCGGCCTCGGCCTGCGGCGCCGGTCCTGA
- a CDS encoding helix-turn-helix transcriptional regulator, producing the protein MSRRARVSPAEAGLPDGGARRRTPGLRREEVAVLAGVGVSWYQWLEQGRDITVSPQVLDSVARVLRLSPAERRHLYVLAALNPPAPETAPEDRDMCDGLRRLIDAWMPFPAHIMDAYWNTVLYNDAAAIVLGMGPDSAQNCLVTFFTDPLYRTRMGHWEEIAPRVVAQFRSACSERPEDEGFRQVVEEVKELSPEFAELWERRDILPGGQNRKELEHPLVGTLYVEATQLRVPARPDLVIVLHTPLPEAGTAEKLEWLVSPEGRRGAMYPVAG; encoded by the coding sequence ATGAGCCGTCGGGCCCGGGTGAGCCCCGCGGAGGCGGGTCTCCCCGACGGCGGCGCGCGCCGCCGCACGCCGGGGCTGCGCCGGGAGGAGGTCGCGGTCCTCGCGGGCGTCGGCGTCTCCTGGTACCAGTGGCTGGAGCAGGGCCGGGACATCACGGTCTCGCCGCAGGTGCTCGACTCGGTGGCGCGGGTGCTGCGGCTGAGCCCGGCGGAGCGGCGCCATCTGTACGTCCTGGCGGCGCTGAACCCGCCGGCGCCGGAGACGGCCCCGGAGGACCGGGACATGTGCGACGGGCTGCGGCGGCTCATCGACGCGTGGATGCCGTTCCCCGCGCACATCATGGACGCGTACTGGAACACCGTCCTCTACAACGACGCGGCGGCGATCGTGCTCGGGATGGGTCCCGACAGCGCGCAGAACTGCCTGGTCACCTTCTTCACCGACCCTCTGTACCGCACCCGCATGGGCCACTGGGAGGAGATCGCCCCCCGGGTCGTCGCCCAGTTCCGTTCGGCGTGCTCGGAGCGCCCCGAGGACGAGGGTTTCCGGCAGGTCGTCGAGGAGGTCAAGGAGCTGAGCCCGGAGTTCGCGGAGCTGTGGGAGCGGCGGGACATCCTCCCCGGCGGGCAGAACCGCAAGGAGCTGGAGCACCCGCTGGTCGGCACGCTGTACGTCGAGGCGACCCAGTTGAGGGTCCCGGCCCGCCCGGATCTGGTGATCGTGCTCCACACCCCGCTGCCGGAGGCCGGCACGGCGGAGAAACTGGAGTGGCTGGTGTCGCCGGAGGGGCGCCGCGGGGCGATGTACCCGGTCGCGGGCTGA
- a CDS encoding cytidine deaminase: protein MTLSSEHGDLGAEDLKIITLARSARARNGVPEGAAVRDETGRTYVAGTVELESLKLSALRTAVAMAVASGARSLEAAAVVSGAESASDEDRAAVRDLGGPETPVLLAGPDGQLRVAVTAG, encoded by the coding sequence ATGACACTCAGCAGCGAGCACGGCGACCTCGGCGCCGAGGACCTCAAGATCATCACGCTGGCGCGCAGCGCCCGCGCCCGCAACGGTGTGCCCGAGGGGGCCGCCGTACGGGACGAGACCGGTCGTACGTACGTGGCGGGGACGGTGGAGCTGGAGTCGCTCAAGCTGAGCGCCCTGCGCACCGCGGTCGCGATGGCGGTGGCGAGCGGCGCCCGGTCCCTGGAGGCGGCGGCCGTCGTGTCCGGCGCCGAGTCCGCTTCGGACGAGGACCGCGCGGCGGTACGGGACCTGGGCGGCCCGGAGACCCCGGTCCTGCTGGCCGGCCCGGACGGACAGCTGCGCGTGGCGGTCACCGCGGGCTGA
- a CDS encoding beta-xylosidase, which yields MALTRSRAAARRRRWTAVLGATALAVAGGALAAPAGATTTSQPVEFQTRCVPPPIAGIPPITGTTTAEITVDKASPKVGETVTVTYTITKPAASNPVDLALPADIMTPSGKVTLGGAQSGAVTVNGPKKNPPVPGKGSFPAFSMTGTFTVTQAGSITLSPGDYNIHTSYLMELDTPCTVLNPPAPVSETVVASPVTSPNTRALALDTASGDPGVRVTVNGSKFTPLTDVTVVGRAGAAETADRMTVTTDSEGSFAARLKVNDVTTTGIVAYEGAAWDPGKGAGPAAYKVVVPAPPNSQTITAAVTAGELSMTQAGDAVELSSVDFGQGGAATGDLKTVTVKDFRGGPAGWSLTGKVTDFTGTGGSIGAGGLSWTPACTAKAGSPSACAAGSSGPVGSGGATLASTPNGALTGGEFTIDAGLSLDVPAFTAPGSYAGVLTLTLS from the coding sequence ATGGCACTCACCCGATCCCGGGCGGCGGCCCGAAGACGGCGCTGGACCGCCGTCCTCGGCGCCACCGCGCTCGCGGTCGCAGGAGGCGCGCTCGCGGCCCCGGCCGGCGCGACGACCACCTCCCAGCCGGTGGAATTCCAGACCCGCTGCGTCCCGCCGCCGATCGCCGGCATCCCGCCCATCACGGGCACCACCACCGCCGAGATCACCGTCGACAAGGCCAGTCCCAAGGTCGGCGAGACGGTCACCGTGACGTACACGATCACCAAGCCCGCCGCGTCCAACCCGGTCGACCTCGCGCTGCCGGCCGACATCATGACGCCCAGCGGCAAGGTCACCCTCGGCGGCGCCCAGAGCGGCGCGGTCACCGTCAACGGCCCCAAGAAGAACCCGCCGGTCCCCGGCAAGGGCTCCTTCCCGGCCTTCTCGATGACCGGCACGTTCACCGTCACCCAGGCCGGGTCGATCACCCTCTCGCCCGGCGACTACAACATCCACACCAGCTACCTCATGGAGCTGGACACCCCCTGCACGGTGCTCAACCCGCCCGCCCCCGTCTCGGAGACGGTCGTCGCCAGCCCCGTGACCAGCCCCAACACCCGCGCGCTGGCCCTCGACACCGCGTCCGGCGACCCGGGCGTCCGGGTGACCGTCAACGGGTCGAAGTTCACCCCGCTCACCGACGTCACCGTCGTCGGCCGCGCCGGGGCGGCGGAGACCGCGGACAGGATGACCGTCACGACCGACAGCGAGGGCTCCTTCGCCGCGCGCCTCAAGGTCAACGACGTGACGACCACCGGGATCGTGGCCTACGAGGGGGCGGCCTGGGACCCCGGCAAGGGCGCCGGCCCGGCCGCGTACAAGGTCGTCGTACCGGCGCCGCCGAACAGCCAGACCATCACCGCGGCCGTCACCGCCGGTGAGCTGTCCATGACCCAGGCGGGGGACGCCGTCGAGCTGTCGTCCGTCGACTTCGGTCAGGGCGGCGCGGCGACCGGCGACCTCAAGACGGTGACCGTGAAGGACTTCCGCGGCGGCCCCGCGGGCTGGTCCCTCACCGGCAAGGTCACCGACTTCACCGGCACCGGCGGCTCCATCGGCGCCGGCGGCCTCAGCTGGACCCCGGCCTGCACCGCCAAGGCCGGCAGCCCCAGCGCCTGCGCGGCCGGCTCGTCCGGTCCGGTCGGCAGCGGCGGCGCGACCCTCGCCTCCACGCCGAACGGCGCCCTCACGGGCGGCGAGTTCACGATCGACGCGGGGCTCTCCCTCGACGTCCCGGCCTTCACCGCGCCGGGCTCGTACGCGGGCGTGCTGACGCTCACCCTGTCCTGA
- a CDS encoding MmcQ/YjbR family DNA-binding protein, with protein MTPDELRALCLDFNDAAEEFPFGPDVSVFKVAGKLFALSWLEAEPLRVNLKCDPDDAVRLREEHPAITPGYHMNKRHWNTVSVGELPDRMVRELVEDSYDLVVAGLPKAVRLRLDRP; from the coding sequence ATGACCCCCGACGAGCTGCGCGCCCTCTGCCTGGACTTCAACGACGCGGCGGAGGAGTTCCCGTTCGGGCCCGACGTCTCCGTCTTCAAGGTCGCCGGGAAGCTGTTCGCGCTCTCGTGGCTCGAGGCCGAGCCGCTGCGGGTCAACCTCAAGTGCGATCCGGACGACGCCGTACGGCTCCGTGAGGAGCATCCGGCGATCACCCCGGGCTATCACATGAACAAGCGGCACTGGAACACGGTGAGCGTCGGAGAGCTCCCGGACCGCATGGTCCGGGAGCTCGTCGAGGACTCGTACGACCTGGTGGTCGCGGGTCTGCCGAAGGCCGTACGGCTCCGTCTCGACAGGCCGTAG
- the ybeY gene encoding rRNA maturation RNase YbeY — protein sequence MSIDVNNESGTEVDEQAILDIARYALARMRIHPLSELSVIVVDAEAMEQLHIQWMDLPGPTDVMSFPMDELRPPAKDDQEPPQGLLGDIVLCPEVATQQGKDAPTEHSMDEELQLLTVHGVLHLLGYDHEEPDEKAEMFGLQAAIVDGWREEKGLTGPSPAPTVS from the coding sequence ATGTCGATCGACGTCAACAACGAGTCCGGTACCGAGGTCGACGAGCAGGCGATCCTCGACATCGCCCGCTACGCGCTCGCGCGCATGCGCATCCACCCGCTCTCCGAGCTCTCGGTGATCGTCGTGGACGCGGAGGCGATGGAGCAGCTCCACATCCAGTGGATGGACCTGCCGGGTCCGACGGACGTCATGTCCTTCCCGATGGACGAGCTCCGCCCGCCGGCGAAGGACGACCAGGAGCCCCCGCAGGGGCTCCTGGGCGACATCGTGCTCTGCCCCGAGGTCGCCACCCAGCAGGGCAAGGACGCGCCGACGGAGCACTCCATGGACGAGGAGCTCCAGCTGCTCACCGTCCACGGTGTGCTCCACCTGCTCGGGTACGACCACGAGGAGCCCGACGAGAAGGCCGAGATGTTCGGCCTCCAGGCGGCGATCGTCGACGGCTGGCGCGAGGAGAAGGGCCTCACCGGCCCGTCCCCGGCGCCGACCGTCTCCTGA
- a CDS encoding PhoH family protein: MTQTPTSHNGAPGEARAQFTVPAKHPMVTILGSGDSLLRVIERSFPQADIHVRGNQVSAVGDAAEVALIQRLFDEMMLVLRTGQPMTEDAVERSIAMLRASGNGSEGGEETPAEVLTQNILSNRGRTIRPKTLNQKRYVDAIDKHTIVFGIGPAGTGKTYLAMAKAVQALQSKQVTRIILTRPAVEAGERLGFLPGTLYEKIDPYLRPLYDALHDMLDPDSIPKLMAAGTIEVAPLAYMRGRTLNDAFIILDEAQNTNPEQMKMFLTRLGFDSKIVITGDVTQVDLPNGTKSGLRQVRDILEGVQDVHFSTLTSQDVVRHRLVGRIVDAYEQYDLRNEGREDNRGEHRRGRNGK, encoded by the coding sequence ATGACTCAGACGCCCACATCCCACAACGGCGCGCCCGGCGAAGCCCGCGCACAGTTCACCGTCCCCGCCAAGCACCCGATGGTGACCATCCTCGGCTCGGGTGACTCACTGCTCCGCGTGATCGAGCGGTCGTTCCCGCAGGCCGACATCCATGTCCGGGGCAACCAGGTCAGCGCGGTCGGCGACGCGGCGGAAGTCGCGCTGATCCAGCGCCTGTTCGACGAGATGATGCTGGTGCTCCGCACCGGTCAGCCGATGACGGAGGACGCAGTGGAACGCTCGATCGCCATGCTCAGGGCGAGCGGGAACGGTTCGGAGGGCGGCGAGGAGACCCCCGCCGAGGTGCTCACGCAGAACATCCTCTCCAACCGCGGTCGCACGATCCGTCCCAAGACCCTCAACCAGAAGCGGTACGTCGACGCGATCGACAAGCACACGATCGTCTTCGGCATCGGTCCGGCCGGTACGGGAAAGACCTATCTGGCCATGGCCAAGGCGGTCCAGGCCCTGCAGTCCAAGCAGGTCACCCGGATCATCCTGACCCGCCCGGCCGTCGAGGCCGGCGAGCGCCTCGGCTTCCTGCCCGGCACGCTCTACGAGAAGATCGACCCCTACCTGCGCCCGCTCTACGACGCGCTGCACGACATGCTCGACCCGGACTCGATCCCCAAGCTGATGGCCGCGGGCACGATCGAGGTCGCGCCGCTGGCCTACATGAGGGGCAGGACGTTGAACGACGCGTTCATCATCCTGGACGAGGCGCAGAACACGAACCCCGAGCAGATGAAGATGTTCCTCACCCGCCTCGGCTTCGACTCGAAGATCGTCATCACCGGTGACGTCACCCAGGTCGACCTGCCGAACGGGACGAAGAGCGGTCTGCGGCAGGTCCGGGACATCCTGGAAGGCGTCCAGGACGTCCACTTCTCGACGCTCACGTCGCAGGATGTCGTCCGGCACAGGCTCGTCGGCCGTATCGTCGACGCGTACGAGCAGTACGACCTCCGCAACGAGGGCCGCGAGGACAACCGCGGCGAGCATCGGCGCGGCCGCAACGGGAAGTAG
- a CDS encoding hemolysin family protein, with product MDVSLILGAVALVIVAWLAACAEAGLARVSTFRAAEAVRSGRRGAEKLAQVASDPTRYLNVALLVRVACEMGAGVLVTYACIEAFPETWEALLVAIVVMVLVSYVAVGVSPRTIGRQHPLNTATAAAYVLLPLARIMGPIPQLLILIGNALTPGKGFRKGPFASEAELRAMVDLAEQESLIEDEERRMVHSVFELGDTLVREVMVPRTDLICIERYKTIRQALTLALRSGFSRIPVTGENEDDIVGIVYLKDLVRKTHINRDSESDVLSTAMRPATFVPDTKNAGDLLREMQQERNHVAVVIDEYGGTAGIVTIEDILEEIVGEITDEYDRELPPVQDLGGGSHRVTARLDIGDLGELYGLGPDEYDDEDVETVGGLLAKALGRVPISGAKAVVELPDGRSLRLTAESPAGRRNKIVTVLVEPLEPEEKQA from the coding sequence ATGGACGTTTCGCTGATCCTCGGTGCCGTGGCCCTGGTCATCGTGGCCTGGCTCGCCGCCTGCGCCGAGGCCGGTCTCGCGCGCGTCTCCACCTTCCGCGCCGCCGAGGCCGTACGATCCGGCCGGCGCGGGGCCGAGAAGCTCGCCCAGGTCGCCTCCGACCCCACCCGCTACCTCAACGTGGCCCTGCTGGTGCGGGTCGCCTGCGAGATGGGGGCCGGCGTCCTCGTCACGTACGCCTGCATCGAAGCCTTCCCGGAGACCTGGGAGGCGCTGCTCGTCGCCATCGTCGTGATGGTCCTCGTGTCGTACGTGGCCGTGGGCGTCTCGCCGCGCACCATCGGCCGCCAGCACCCGCTGAACACGGCGACGGCCGCCGCGTACGTGCTGCTGCCGCTGGCCCGGATCATGGGGCCGATCCCGCAGCTGCTGATCCTCATCGGCAACGCGCTGACCCCCGGCAAGGGCTTCCGCAAGGGGCCCTTCGCCTCCGAGGCCGAGCTGCGGGCCATGGTGGACCTCGCCGAGCAGGAGTCGCTGATCGAGGACGAGGAGCGCCGCATGGTGCACTCCGTCTTCGAGCTGGGCGACACGCTCGTACGGGAGGTGATGGTGCCTCGTACCGACCTCATCTGCATCGAGCGGTACAAGACGATCCGTCAGGCCCTCACCCTCGCGCTGCGTTCCGGCTTCTCGCGTATCCCCGTCACCGGGGAGAACGAGGACGACATCGTCGGCATCGTGTATCTGAAGGACCTGGTCCGCAAGACGCACATCAACCGGGACTCCGAGTCCGACGTGCTGTCGACGGCGATGCGGCCCGCCACCTTCGTGCCCGACACCAAGAACGCCGGTGACCTGCTGCGCGAGATGCAGCAGGAGCGCAACCACGTCGCGGTCGTGATCGACGAGTACGGCGGCACGGCCGGGATCGTCACCATCGAGGACATCCTGGAGGAGATCGTCGGCGAGATCACCGACGAGTACGACCGGGAGCTGCCGCCGGTCCAGGACCTCGGCGGGGGCAGTCACCGGGTCACCGCGCGCCTCGACATCGGCGACCTGGGCGAGCTGTACGGCCTGGGGCCCGACGAGTACGACGACGAGGATGTGGAGACCGTCGGCGGACTGCTCGCGAAGGCGCTCGGCCGGGTGCCGATCTCGGGCGCCAAGGCGGTCGTGGAGCTGCCGGACGGGCGTTCGCTGCGGCTGACGGCCGAGTCCCCGGCCGGCCGCCGGAACAAGATCGTCACCGTTCTGGTGGAACCCCTGGAACCGGAGGAGAAGCAGGCATGA
- a CDS encoding WxL protein peptidoglycan domain-containing protein yields the protein MRTLYVLLLSVLLLLLGPAPHARAAENGEWAVYPAAARLGSRPYFFLTADPGSTLTDKVTVANKTAAPLTFRLYGADAYNTDRDGGFAVRTQRERQTGAGAWITPERTRITVPPGSAVTVRYTLTVPADADPGDHPGALVALDERISPGGKGAVAVGVQRAVAARLYLRVNGPTVPALGVEDVTVDQDRPLVPGAGTSSAVVSYTLHNRGNVTLNPKVALRAEGLFGRTLLARDLATVPSELLPRQKIRLTERWTGSPQLDWGDITLTATAKDVRETGTVSFLALPWLAAATLLVGGAAGLLGLRIRRHRAARTEPSAHVST from the coding sequence GTGCGCACGCTGTACGTACTCCTCCTGAGCGTCCTGCTCCTCCTCCTGGGCCCCGCCCCGCACGCACGGGCCGCCGAGAACGGCGAGTGGGCCGTCTATCCGGCCGCCGCCCGGCTCGGCAGCCGCCCCTACTTCTTCCTCACCGCCGATCCGGGCTCCACGCTCACCGACAAGGTCACCGTCGCCAACAAGACGGCCGCCCCGCTGACCTTCCGGCTCTACGGCGCCGACGCCTACAACACCGACCGGGACGGCGGCTTCGCCGTCCGCACCCAGCGGGAGAGGCAGACCGGCGCCGGTGCCTGGATCACGCCCGAGCGGACCCGGATCACCGTCCCGCCCGGCTCCGCCGTCACCGTCCGGTACACGCTGACCGTCCCCGCCGACGCCGACCCCGGCGACCACCCGGGGGCGCTCGTCGCCCTCGACGAGCGGATCAGCCCCGGCGGGAAGGGCGCCGTCGCCGTCGGCGTCCAGCGCGCCGTCGCCGCCCGCCTCTACCTGCGGGTCAACGGACCGACCGTGCCCGCCCTCGGCGTCGAGGACGTGACCGTCGACCAGGACCGGCCGCTGGTCCCCGGCGCCGGCACCAGCAGCGCGGTCGTCTCGTACACGCTGCACAACCGGGGCAACGTCACCCTCAACCCCAAGGTCGCCCTCAGGGCGGAGGGCCTCTTCGGACGCACCCTCCTCGCCCGCGACCTCGCCACGGTGCCGTCCGAGCTGCTGCCCCGGCAGAAGATCCGGCTCACCGAGCGGTGGACCGGCTCCCCGCAGCTCGACTGGGGCGACATCACCCTCACCGCCACCGCGAAGGACGTGCGGGAAACCGGCACGGTGTCCTTCCTCGCCCTGCCCTGGCTCGCCGCCGCGACCCTGCTCGTCGGGGGCGCCGCGGGCCTCCTGGGCCTGCGGATCCGGCGCCACCGGGCGGCCCGCACGGAGCCGAGTGCGCACGTGAGTACGTGA